TCCGCACACACGGCGAGTTCCCCACTGTGACCTGGTGTCGCGGGACTCAGGAGACCTCTCGGGCGACCTGGTGTTTGCCTCGGTCGCGAAGCTCACGCGGAAGGAGCAGCTCGCCGCTTTGGCCAACGAGGTGTTCGACTACGTGGTCATCGACGAGGTGCACCACGCCGCCGCCGACTCGTACCGCCGGATCCTCGACGTGCTCGCGCCGCGGTTCCTGCTGGGGCTGACCGCTACCCCGGATCGTGCGGACGCACGCGACATCTACGGCCTCTTCGATGACAACGAGGTCTACCGGGCGGACATCGGGCGCGGGATTGCCGAGCAGAAGCTGGCCCCGTTCCACTACTTCGGCGTGAAGGACGAGATCGACTACGACCACATCCCCTGGCGCAACAAGCGGTTCGACCCCGACGAACTCGCCAAGGCGGTCCAGACCGAAGCTCGCATGGCCACGCTCTGGCGGGCTTGGGGCGAGCACGCGGGGACACGATCGCTGATCTTCTGCTGCAGCGTCGCCCACGCCCTCTACGTGCGCGACCACCTTCGGACGCGTGGCGTGCGAGTGAGCGCGGTGTTCGCTGGCGAAGGGTCCGACTCCCGCGAGTTGTCGCTACGTGCGCTCGCGAGCGGG
This region of Sandaracinaceae bacterium genomic DNA includes:
- a CDS encoding DEAD/DEAH box helicase family protein is translated as MSRDSGDLSGDLVFASVAKLTRKEQLAALANEVFDYVVIDEVHHAAADSYRRILDVLAPRFLLGLTATPDRADARDIYGLFDDNEVYRADIGRGIAEQKLAPFHYFGVKDEIDYDHIPWRNKRFDPDELAKAVQTEARMATLWRAWGEHAGTRSLIFCCSVAHALYVRDHLRTRGVRVSAVFAGEGSDSRELSLRALASGDLDAVCAVDLFNEVSTSRLSTASSCSGPPSRVCCSSSSLAAGYAPVLGRRP